In Candidatus Baltobacteraceae bacterium, the DNA window GCAGCGGGACTGCGTACTTGCGCGACGTACCGGCGAGGTCGCGGAATTGGGCCATCGTCATCTGCTTCTCGCGTTTGAGAAACGCGTCGATCGTTGTGTGGATCTGCGCGATTTGCGTTCCGCGATAGAGCGACTCGCCGACTTTTATCAAGGCGCCGCGCGCCAGCAACGTATCGAAAGCTCTGGCAACGCCCTCGACGCGCGACTGTTTTACCTCGGCTACCACGGCGGCCAGCGATGCCGGAACGAGCGGTTGTTCGGGATCGATCGGGACCGCGCCATCGAAAAACGCGCGCTGTTCGTCGCTCAGCTTCGGCGTATGGTCGGGCGTGGCGTAGTAACCGGCACGGTTGGCGAGACGCCCGTCGTCGGCGAATGCGGCGAGCAGCCGTACGACGATCGATTCCTCGGTGCGCAGCGCGCGAGCCAGCGCGATCGACGTAAGACCCATCGCCCATGGTTCGCCCCGAAGCTGCGTTTCGATGTGCGCGCGAACGCGCTCGAAGAACGTTTGCGCGATCGCACCGTCCACGTAGCCGGCCGGCCGCGCTACGAGCAACACCTCACCGCTTTGCGCCAACCGTTCGAGCGTTTCGTGCGCGGTTTGGTCGAGCAGATTCGCGGCCCGTCCGATCGCGTCGACTGCCGGCGCGTTCAAACCGGCATTGCGCAGAACCGCCAGCACCGCTTCCTCGTTCGAGTTGGGTTCGCGCGCCGGATCGCCACCGGCCGGCGCGTCGAGCGTACTTTCGATCCGCCCCCCGCCCAGCAACGTTTTCGGCGACATGCGGCGCAGAACGACGGCGGTGCCGGGATAGGCAATCGTCGCCCGGCGCAAAAACAGCTGCGCGCGCCCGGGCTCGAGCGTCGCCGGAGCCCGATCGAAAACCAGCGTTCCGAGCAATTCCGCAGCGCCGATATAGGCGCGTACGGGATTGCGCCGCTTGAGGATCTCTATCGAACCCGCAAGCGGCTCGAACGTCAGCGCGAACGACTGCGTGGCGGTAAATTGCGGTGCGGCGAGCACTTCTCCGCGCGCGATCTCGCCGGCATCGACGCCGCTGACGTTGACCGCCGCGCGCGTGCCGCCATCGACGCTTTCGACGGACCGGCCAAAGGTTTGCAGACCGCGCACGCGCGCGAGTTTCGCGCTGGGTTCGAGTTTGAGCGTATCGCCGACCCGCATCGTTCCCTGCATCAACGTACCGGTCACGACCGTGCCATGGCCGGCAAGAGCGAAGACGCGATCGATCGGAAGATACGCTGGGGCTTGCGGGTTGCGCGGCGGCAGCGCGCGCAGTCCCGCGGCGATCCGTTCGCGCAACGCATCGAGGCCCGCGCCGGTTTGGCTGGAGACGGCTACGCGCGGCGCGCCCTCGGCGATCGTCCCGCGCAGCGATTCCGCAATCGTTTCGCCGGCAAACGCGAGATCGTCGGCATCGAGCAGGTCGGCTTTCGTAACGACGACGATCGTGCCGCGCACGTTGAGAAAGCGCAGAATCTGCAGGTGCTCGATCGTTTGCGGCATCACGCCTTCGTCGGCCGCGACCACGAGCAGCAACAGCTCCATTCCGGCGGCGCCGGCAAGCATATTATGCAGAAATCGTTCGTGACCCGGAACGTCGACGATGCCCGCGTCGGCCCCGTCGTCGAGGTGCAGATGAGCGAAGCCCAAATCCAAGGTCATGCCCCGCAGTCGCTCTTCGATCCAGCGATCGGGGTTGGTCCCGGTCAACGCGGCAACGAGCGTCGACTTGCCATGATCGACGTGTCCGGCAGTTCCGATGATGTGCATTGGCGCCTAGATTAAACGAAGGGCCGAAATAACCGCCGCGTCCTCATCGGGAGCGATGGTGCGCAGATCGAGCAGCACGCGGCCGTCTTCGACGCGCGCGACGATTGCGGGGTCGTTGCAGCGCAGCCGCGCGGCGGCGCGCTCGGGCGATGCCGCCCGCACGACGATCGCCAGCGAAGCGATGCTCGTTTGCGGAAGCGACCCGCCGCCAACGTAGGCGATGCTCGGAGCAACCTGCACCGCGCTCTCGGGTAGGGCTTCGAGATAGCGTTGCGCGCGCTCGCGCAGCGCATCGTGCGAGGTCGCGATCATGCGATAAAATGGGATGCGTTCACGGGACTCGGGCGTTACATATAATCTCAGCGTCGCGTCGAGCACGGCGATCGTGAGCTTGTCGACGCGCAACGCGCGCACCAACGGATTCGAGCGAAGGCGTGCGATGAGTGTCGCCTTGCCGACGACGATTCCGGCCTGCGGGCCGCCGAGCAGTTTATCGCCGGAGAACGCGACCGCGTCCATCCCTTGCGTCACCGCTTCCTGCACCGTTCGTTCGTGCGGAAGCCCGTACTCCGCAAGGTCGACGAGCGCGCCGCTGCCCAAATCTTCCACGACGGGAATACCGGCACGGGCCCCCAACGCGGCAAGTTCCGCCGGATCGACGTCGTGCGTGAAGCCGGTCATCGCGAAATTCGAGGCGTGCGAGCGCATGAGCAGCGCGGTG includes these proteins:
- the selB gene encoding selenocysteine-specific translation elongation factor; this encodes MHIIGTAGHVDHGKSTLVAALTGTNPDRWIEERLRGMTLDLGFAHLHLDDGADAGIVDVPGHERFLHNMLAGAAGMELLLLVVAADEGVMPQTIEHLQILRFLNVRGTIVVVTKADLLDADDLAFAGETIAESLRGTIAEGAPRVAVSSQTGAGLDALRERIAAGLRALPPRNPQAPAYLPIDRVFALAGHGTVVTGTLMQGTMRVGDTLKLEPSAKLARVRGLQTFGRSVESVDGGTRAAVNVSGVDAGEIARGEVLAAPQFTATQSFALTFEPLAGSIEILKRRNPVRAYIGAAELLGTLVFDRAPATLEPGRAQLFLRRATIAYPGTAVVLRRMSPKTLLGGGRIESTLDAPAGGDPAREPNSNEEAVLAVLRNAGLNAPAVDAIGRAANLLDQTAHETLERLAQSGEVLLVARPAGYVDGAIAQTFFERVRAHIETQLRGEPWAMGLTSIALARALRTEESIVVRLLAAFADDGRLANRAGYYATPDHTPKLSDEQRAFFDGAVPIDPEQPLVPASLAAVVAEVKQSRVEGVARAFDTLLARGALIKVGESLYRGTQIAQIHTTIDAFLKREKQMTMAQFRDLAGTSRKYAVPLLEWFDARGITVRSGDYRMLRTRKDA
- the selA gene encoding L-seryl-tRNA(Sec) selenium transferase, which gives rise to MTALRGLPAVHRLLGEASIAPYQALLGRDSVKRAIDVELDRARHSEPLPEYAALVAGIVERLERARMETLLAAINGTGVVLHTNLGRAPLASEALAAAALAGRGYSNLEFDLATGTRGSRYARVSDLLRTITGAEDALVVNNCAAAVLLMLDTFAKGREVVIARNQLVEIGGGFRLPDVLERSGAMLIEVGATNKVYLQDYERALSPRTALLMRSHASNFAMTGFTHDVDPAELAALGARAGIPVVEDLGSGALVDLAEYGLPHERTVQEAVTQGMDAVAFSGDKLLGGPQAGIVVGKATLIARLRSNPLVRALRVDKLTIAVLDATLRLYVTPESRERIPFYRMIATSHDALRERAQRYLEALPESAVQVAPSIAYVGGGSLPQTSIASLAIVVRAASPERAAARLRCNDPAIVARVEDGRVLLDLRTIAPDEDAAVISALRLI